From one Cynocephalus volans isolate mCynVol1 chromosome X, mCynVol1.pri, whole genome shotgun sequence genomic stretch:
- the SATL1 gene encoding spermidine/spermine N(1)-acetyltransferase-like protein 1: MGTTLLSTAVASASENHRDRKQEVNYLRTGINLATSQPVICQPIICQSVLSQPILSQPGMNQLGMNQPDTRLPGMNQPSMNQPSVSQPGMSRPGMSRPGMSRPGMSQPGMSQPGMSQPCISQVALSQPSIWQSGMRQSGWSQPSRSHLVRSYPDPSQSRLSQSGVSQPGRNQSGTRQPSTNSFRIRPAEAQDCPEILRLIKELAACENMLDAVKLTATDLLRDGFGDNPLFYCLIAEVHNQQKPSGKVTAGFAMYYFTYDPWIGKLLYLEDFYVIQAYRGLGIGAEMLKRLSQIAIRSQCNCMHFLVVVWNQVSFDYYTRRGALDLSSEEGWHLFRFNKKELMDMAGEE; the protein is encoded by the exons ATGGGGACAACTCTTTTAAGTACTGCAGTTGCTAGTGCAAGTGAAAATCATCGGGACAGAAAACAGGAAGTGAATTATTTGAGGACTGGGAT AAACTTAGCCACTAGCCAACCAGTCATCTGCCAACCCATCATCTGCCAATCAGTCCTCAGCCAACCCATCCTCAGCCAACCAGGCATGAATCAACTGGGCATGAACCAACCAGACACGAGGCTACCAGGCATGAACCAACCAAGCATGAACCAACCAAGCGTGAGCCAACCAGGCATGAGCCGACCAGGCATGAGTCGACCAGGCATGAGCCGACCAGGCATGAGCCAACCAGGCATGAGCCAACCAGGCATGAGCCAACCATGCATAAGCCAAGTAGCTCTGAGCCAACCAAGCATATGGCAATCAGGCATGAGACAATCAGGCTGGAGCCAACCAAGCCGGAGCCACTTAGTCAGAAGTTATCCAGACCCAAGTCAATCAAGGTTGAGCCAATCAGGTGTAAGCCAACCAGGAAGGAACCAATCAGGCACAAGGCAACCAAGCACGAATTCTTTCCGAATAAGACCTGCGGAGGCTCAAGACTGCCCAGAAATTCTGCGCCTGATTAAA GAATTGGCTGCTTGTGAAAACATGCTAGATGCTGTGAAGTTAACAGCAACAG ATTTACTCAGGGATGGCTTTGGGGACAATCCTCTTTTCTACTGCCTGATTGCAGAAGTACACAATCAACAAAAACCATCAG gCAAAGTGACCGCTGGATTTGCCATGTACTACTTTACATATGATCCCTGGATTGGCAAGTTACTTTACCTGGAGGACTTTTATGTCATACAAGCTTACAGAG GTCTAGGTATTGGAGCTGAAATGCTGAAAAGGCTAAGTCAG ATAGCCATCAGAAGCCAATGTAACTGCATGCACTTTCTTGTCGTCGTTTGGAACCAGGTTTCTTTTGACTACTACACTCGTCGTGGGGCTTTAGACCTTTCCTCTGAGGAGGGTTGGCATCTATTTAGGTTTAACAAAAAAGAACTCATGGACATGGCAGGCGAAGAATGA